In a genomic window of Glycine max cultivar Williams 82 chromosome 13, Glycine_max_v4.0, whole genome shotgun sequence:
- the LOC100797119 gene encoding protein NUCLEAR FUSION DEFECTIVE 6, mitochondrial isoform X2 — MSAARCLLRSAVSRAAGAANLAAGARTKPARSPFRLPKQTSISNRVFRLPVEASFCVESMLPYHSATASALLNSMLSVSRHSYGWTPEDCNDDV; from the exons ATGTCCGCCGCCAGGTGTTTGCTGCGCTCCGCCGTCTCCCGAGCTGCCGGTGCGGCAAATCTGGCTGCCGGAGCTAGAACGAAGCCTGCACGATCTCCGTTTCGGCTCCCAAAGCAAACCTCAATCTCCAATCGCGTTTTCAG GTTACCGGTGGAAGCGAGTTTCTGCGTGGAATCGATGCTTCCTTATCACAGTGCTACTGCTTCTGCATTGCTGAATTCGATGCTCTCTGTGTCTCGCCACTCCTACGGTTGGACCCCTGAAG
- the LOC100797119 gene encoding protein NUCLEAR FUSION DEFECTIVE 6, mitochondrial isoform X4, producing the protein MSAARCLLRSAVSRAAGAANLAAGARTKPARSPFRLPKQTSISNRVFRLPVEASFCVESMLPYHSATASALLNSMLSVSRHSYGWTPEDG; encoded by the exons ATGTCCGCCGCCAGGTGTTTGCTGCGCTCCGCCGTCTCCCGAGCTGCCGGTGCGGCAAATCTGGCTGCCGGAGCTAGAACGAAGCCTGCACGATCTCCGTTTCGGCTCCCAAAGCAAACCTCAATCTCCAATCGCGTTTTCAG GTTACCGGTGGAAGCGAGTTTCTGCGTGGAATCGATGCTTCCTTATCACAGTGCTACTGCTTCTGCATTGCTGAATTCGATGCTCTCTGTGTCTCGCCACTCCTACGGTTGGACCCCTGAAG
- the LOC100305820 gene encoding uncharacterized protein isoform X1, giving the protein MLAENDDMPIGWPFGLGFLNMMRLRVGESLPAASMAPYQLHVPSTSFSSFSSSNLDTESTASFFQDNSVSLAQLIGIRPGDRGRLYFPNSLRFEERKKKLAKSSGSDGSKVQGMDMSRVICIPLLKIRKCKKSSRN; this is encoded by the exons ATGCTTGCAGAG AATGATGACATGCCTATTGGTTGGCCATTTGGGCTTGGCTTCTTGAACATGATGAGACTTAGAGTTGGGGAATCCCTCCCAGCAGCTTCAATGGCCCCTTACCAATTGCACGTGCCATCCACCagtttctcttcattttcatcCTCTAACCTTGATACTGAG TCAACAGCATCGTTCTTCCAAGACAACAGTGTATCCCTTGCACAGCTAATTGGAATTAGACCAGGTGACAGAGGACGCTTGTACTTCCCAAACTCACTGAGGTTtgaagaaaggaagaagaaattaGCGAAGAGTTCCGGTTCTGATGGCTCTAAAGTACAAGGAATGGATATGTCTCGAGTCATTTGCATACCCTTGCTAAAGATTAGAAAGTGTAAGAAGAGTTCAAGGAACTAG
- the LOC100305820 gene encoding uncharacterized protein isoform X2 yields MNDDMPIGWPFGLGFLNMMRLRVGESLPAASMAPYQLHVPSTSFSSFSSSNLDTESTASFFQDNSVSLAQLIGIRPGDRGRLYFPNSLRFEERKKKLAKSSGSDGSKVQGMDMSRVICIPLLKIRKCKKSSRN; encoded by the exons ATG AATGATGACATGCCTATTGGTTGGCCATTTGGGCTTGGCTTCTTGAACATGATGAGACTTAGAGTTGGGGAATCCCTCCCAGCAGCTTCAATGGCCCCTTACCAATTGCACGTGCCATCCACCagtttctcttcattttcatcCTCTAACCTTGATACTGAG TCAACAGCATCGTTCTTCCAAGACAACAGTGTATCCCTTGCACAGCTAATTGGAATTAGACCAGGTGACAGAGGACGCTTGTACTTCCCAAACTCACTGAGGTTtgaagaaaggaagaagaaattaGCGAAGAGTTCCGGTTCTGATGGCTCTAAAGTACAAGGAATGGATATGTCTCGAGTCATTTGCATACCCTTGCTAAAGATTAGAAAGTGTAAGAAGAGTTCAAGGAACTAG
- the LOC100795711 gene encoding protein E6: MAPSSNYISFLFLTTLLFALQISARDSQFFSKVTHFDKNSVKETELPNKEAPEVNKPEQQPPFIPETENSYGLYGHHDEYNQVPSTTTNPTSYHPYKTEFENSNNKYYNNDAYNTRFSETGYNNNKDSYEGNQYELSDTKYTEEEYNNNNNNKYHNSYQNNNQKYYNNDAANGIYSYNNNNNYNANNNRYNTYNNNNAVNGYNGERQGMSDTRFLEGGKYFHDVAAEKYNPTNYGDSSREVNTNNWYNNRGGNYNGNQNQQEFEDEHENFEP; encoded by the coding sequence ATGGCTCCCTCATCAAACtacatttctttccttttcctcACCACCCTTTTGTTTGCTCTTCAAATCAGTGCAAGAGACAGCCAGTTCTTCAGCAAAGTCACCCATTTTGACAAAAACAGTGTCAAAGAGACAGAACTTCCCAACAAAGAAGCACCAGAAGTGAACAAGCCAGAGCAACAACCACCTTTCATTCCGGAGACTGAAAACAGCTATGGCCTATATGGTCATCATGATGAGTATAACCAAGTCccttccaccaccaccaaccCCACTTCTTACCACCCCTACAAGACCGAGTTTGAGAACTCCAACAACAAGTATTACAACAATGATGCCTATAACACAAGGTTCTCCGAAACCggttacaacaacaacaaggatTCTTATGAGGGTAACCAATATGAGTTAAGTGACACAAAGTACACAGAAGaagaatacaacaacaacaacaacaacaagtatCACAACTCCTATCAGAACAACAACCAGAAGTACTACAACAACGATGCTGCCAATGGCATATACtcctacaacaacaacaacaattacaatGCTAACAATAACAGGTACAAtacttacaacaacaacaatgccgTTAACGGGTACAATGGTGAGAGGCAAGGAATGAGTGACACAAGGTTTTTGGAGGGTGGAAAATACTTTCATGACGTTGCCGCCGAGAAGTACAATCCAACAAACTATGGTGACTCATCAAGGGAAGTGAACACTAACAACTGGTACAACAACAGAGGTGGCAACTACAACGGGAACCAGAACCAGCAGGAGTTTGAAGATGAACATGAGAACTTCGAGCCATGA
- the LOC100797119 gene encoding protein NUCLEAR FUSION DEFECTIVE 6, mitochondrial isoform X3: protein MSAARCLLRSAVSRAAGAANLAAGARTKPARSPFRLPKQTSISNRVFRLPVEASFCVESMLPYHSATASALLNSMLSVSRHSYGWTPEGS from the exons ATGTCCGCCGCCAGGTGTTTGCTGCGCTCCGCCGTCTCCCGAGCTGCCGGTGCGGCAAATCTGGCTGCCGGAGCTAGAACGAAGCCTGCACGATCTCCGTTTCGGCTCCCAAAGCAAACCTCAATCTCCAATCGCGTTTTCAG GTTACCGGTGGAAGCGAGTTTCTGCGTGGAATCGATGCTTCCTTATCACAGTGCTACTGCTTCTGCATTGCTGAATTCGATGCTCTCTGTGTCTCGCCACTCCTACGGTTGGACCCCTGAAG
- the LOC100797119 gene encoding protein NUCLEAR FUSION DEFECTIVE 6, mitochondrial isoform X5: MSAARCLLRSAVSRAAGAANLAAGARTKPARSPFRLPKQTSISNRVFRLPVEASFCVESMLPYHSATASALLNSMLSVSRHSYGWTPEG; this comes from the exons ATGTCCGCCGCCAGGTGTTTGCTGCGCTCCGCCGTCTCCCGAGCTGCCGGTGCGGCAAATCTGGCTGCCGGAGCTAGAACGAAGCCTGCACGATCTCCGTTTCGGCTCCCAAAGCAAACCTCAATCTCCAATCGCGTTTTCAG GTTACCGGTGGAAGCGAGTTTCTGCGTGGAATCGATGCTTCCTTATCACAGTGCTACTGCTTCTGCATTGCTGAATTCGATGCTCTCTGTGTCTCGCCACTCCTACGGTTGGACCCCTGAAG
- the LOC100797119 gene encoding protein NUCLEAR FUSION DEFECTIVE 6, mitochondrial isoform X1 codes for MSAARCLLRSAVSRAAGAANLAAGARTKPARSPFRLPKQTSISNRVFRLPVEASFCVESMLPYHSATASALLNSMLSVSRHSYGWTPEGQEKTR; via the exons ATGTCCGCCGCCAGGTGTTTGCTGCGCTCCGCCGTCTCCCGAGCTGCCGGTGCGGCAAATCTGGCTGCCGGAGCTAGAACGAAGCCTGCACGATCTCCGTTTCGGCTCCCAAAGCAAACCTCAATCTCCAATCGCGTTTTCAG GTTACCGGTGGAAGCGAGTTTCTGCGTGGAATCGATGCTTCCTTATCACAGTGCTACTGCTTCTGCATTGCTGAATTCGATGCTCTCTGTGTCTCGCCACTCCTACGGTTGGACCCCTGAAG